One genomic window of Lytechinus variegatus isolate NC3 chromosome 1, Lvar_3.0, whole genome shotgun sequence includes the following:
- the LOC121420784 gene encoding EF-hand domain-containing protein 1-like, with translation MALPFLPGNTFTDPTQRKFHRSQSLGYKNGYALPARPEVGIGGEPLEVNQLTLSELDELNNKRPTLTYGQAKQAPPEDFIPAHVAFDKKVLKFNAFYKQTVHESPSEYYRVRPVIIYYYLEDDSISVIEPHIENSGMPQGKLIKRMRLPKNDQGDHWHWKDLNLDIQVTFYGKVFQITDCDKWTAEYMAMEGIELNPPAPTPSDPHTESRKEKSAIEAFTTPSTFDKLKQFLELDRKVLRFFCVWDDRSSMFGEQRPYIIQYYLVDDTVEVREVHEPNDGRDPFPLFLKKQRVPKDRDNVDSSFRAVVMELSNHEIKNWYSPPDFGIGKTVYIYNRPFLIYDADAFTKQYMEQLGVSQSGPVQVSMEARKLAKMDLPPYNGFGSYEDSLQSCLSLVPQPPKKDFIKMLENDHKILRFEAVMDSVRPEDKGRRFIISYRLADDMIKIFEPPVRNSGIISGTFLERTRVTKPGSTPENPLFYGPQDLTIGSCLEVFSHRFIITDADDYVLHYLEAHKQDFPGCDKTIHSIQATRSMGLPSKPATLASQKGAPMTVKRSPNDLKQLLAEVKSQLRKDNYINFTSLTEAFLQYDRDRSGNIDVNELKAACHKQNLPLDDDVMQALIEECGDEHGRISHAEFMKFLTWD, from the exons ATGGCTCTTCCTTTTCTACCGGGAAATACCTTTACAGACCCAACG CAACGGAAGTTTCACAGATCCCAATCCCTCGGCTACAAAAATGGATATGCCCTGCCCGCAAGGCCGGAGGTCGGCATCGGAGGCGAACCATTGGAAGTCAATCAACTCACTCTTTCAGAATTAGATGAACTGAATAACAAAAGACCAACACTGACATATGGACAAGCTAAGCAAGCACCACCAGAAGATTTCATCCCTGCACACGTAGCTTTTGATAAAAAG GTACTGAAATTCAACGCATTCTACAAGCAGACCGTCCATGAGTCACCCAGCGAATACTACCGCGTCCGTCCCGTCATCATCTACTACTACCTGGAAGACGACAGCATCTCGGTCATCGAACCCCACATAGAGAACAGTGGCATGCCCCAGGGCAAGCTGATCAAACGCATGAGGTTGCCCAAGAACGACCAGGGCGACCACTGGCACTGGAAGGACCTCAATCTTGACATCCAGGTCACGTTCTACGGCAAGGTTTTCCAGATCACAGACTGTGATAAGTGGACAGCG GAATACATGGCAATGGAAGGGATTGAGCTGAATCCCCCTGCGCCTACCCCTTCAGATCCCCATACAGAGTCTCGCAAGGAGAAGTCTGCCATCGAGGCATTCACCACACCCAGTACATTCGACAAACTCAAGCAGTTCTTGGAACTCGATCGGAAG GTTCTGCGGTTTTTCTGTGTTTGGGATGATCGAAGCAGCATGTTTGGTGAGCAACGACCTTACATCATACAGTACTACCTCGTAGACGATACAGTGGAGGTCAGAGAGGTCCACGAACCCAACGACGGCCGAGATCCTTTCCCGCTGTTCCTCAAGAAACAAAGAGTTCCAAAAGACCGTGACAATGTTGACT CCTCTTTCCGTGCAGTGGTTATGGAGCTTTCGAACCATGAAATCAAGAACTGGTACAGCCCTCCAGACTTTGGCATCGGCAAGACGGTTTACATCTACAACAGGCCATTCCTCATCTACGATGCCGATGCTTTCACAAAGCAATACATGGAACAGCTTGGTGTCTCTCAGTCAGGCCCAGTTCAGGTTTCTATGGAAGCCAGAAAGCTCGCCAAGATG GACTTGCCGCCTTACAATGGCTTTGGTTCCTATGAAGACTCCCTGCAGTCCTGCCTGTCTCTGGTTCCCCAGCCGCCCAAGAAAGACTTCATCAAGATGCTGGAGAACGATCATAAGATCCTTCGATTTGAAGCCGTCATG GATTCTGTGCGACCTGAGGACAAAGGTCGTCGGTTCATCATCAGTTATCGTCTGGCAGATGATATGATCAAGATCTTTGAGCCCCCTGTCCGTAACTCAGGAATCATCAGCGGTACATTCCTTGAGAGAACGAGAGTGACCAAGCCTGGCTCAACACCTGAGAATCCACTGTTCTATGGCCCACAG GACCTGACCATTGGCTCTTGTCTAGAGGTGTTCAGCCATCGGTTCATCATAACCGATGCCGATGACTACGTACTTCACTACCTGGAGGCCCATAAGCAAGACTTTCCAGGCTGTGACAAGACTATCCATAGCATCCAAGCCACCAGGTCCATGGGCCTGCCTTCCAAACCAGCGACGTTAGCATCGCAGAAGGGCGCCCCCATGACTGTCAAGAGATC GCCAAACGACCTGAAACAGCTCTTAGCAGAGGTCAAGTCTCAACTCCGCAAGGACAACTACATCAACTTCACCTCCTTGACGGAAGCCTTCTTACAGTACGACCGTGACCGTTCAGGAAACATTGATGTGAATGAGCTCAAGGCCGCCTGCCACAAGCAGAATCTACCCCTAGATGATGATGTCATGCAAGCG TTGATTGAAGAGTGTGGTGACGAACATGGTAGAATCAGCCATGCAGAATTCATGAAGTTCTTAACGTGGGACTAA